Proteins found in one Hymenobacter sp. YIM 151500-1 genomic segment:
- the traM gene encoding conjugative transposon protein TraM produces the protein METKPHDAQFLRTRKMATFLPVVGVPFLAVMFYLGGGGQGAPAEAQNVPSGFNTTLPTAEKGSITASKLEAYASPVDTLRNRGLVDARLDTAAGSGLSYSIGADGKPGPNGSVDKSVVEAQQQLIAAQQAQLNGGTAPGTAVAPTAAPGALTPQEQLELMRSQHERELAEKDAQLQMAQLLAQSNSGGGGVSRPAAPAVAKTRKKARTRANVVDEDAVVSRLGGGGTGRRRTASFTGLDDGHAATEDANTLPAVIHESQEVVSGSLVKMRLTESAVVNGRTLPANTFIYGKCSLAGERLNISIETLKTGNRVFPVALEVYDVDGLEGLHIPGAITRDAAKQAGADGLNAADAMTMSADPTLAAAGVAVTAVKGLGQKKIRLVKVRLKAGYQVMLKIDK, from the coding sequence ATGGAAACCAAACCGCACGACGCGCAATTTCTGCGCACCCGCAAGATGGCCACCTTCCTGCCGGTGGTGGGCGTCCCCTTCCTGGCCGTTATGTTCTACCTGGGCGGCGGCGGGCAGGGCGCGCCCGCCGAGGCCCAGAACGTACCGTCCGGCTTTAATACCACCCTGCCTACGGCCGAAAAAGGCTCCATCACCGCCAGCAAGCTCGAAGCCTACGCCAGCCCGGTGGACACCCTACGCAACCGGGGCCTGGTCGACGCCCGCCTCGATACGGCGGCCGGCTCGGGCCTGTCCTACTCCATCGGTGCCGACGGCAAGCCTGGGCCCAACGGGTCGGTGGACAAGTCCGTGGTGGAAGCCCAGCAGCAGCTCATTGCCGCCCAGCAGGCTCAGCTGAACGGTGGGACTGCGCCCGGTACTGCGGTAGCCCCGACGGCGGCGCCCGGCGCCCTCACGCCCCAGGAGCAGTTGGAGCTGATGCGCAGCCAGCACGAGCGGGAGCTGGCCGAGAAGGATGCTCAGCTGCAGATGGCCCAGCTGCTGGCGCAAAGCAACAGCGGTGGGGGAGGGGTATCCCGTCCGGCCGCGCCGGCGGTGGCCAAGACCAGGAAAAAAGCCCGCACCCGGGCTAACGTGGTCGATGAGGATGCCGTCGTTTCCCGGCTGGGCGGGGGCGGCACGGGCAGACGGCGCACGGCCTCGTTTACCGGTTTGGATGACGGCCATGCGGCTACCGAAGATGCCAACACTTTGCCGGCCGTCATTCACGAATCGCAGGAAGTCGTCAGCGGCTCGCTGGTGAAAATGCGTCTGACGGAATCGGCCGTGGTCAATGGCCGCACCCTACCGGCCAACACCTTCATCTACGGCAAGTGCAGCCTGGCCGGGGAACGGCTGAACATCAGCATCGAAACGCTGAAAACCGGCAATCGGGTCTTTCCGGTGGCCCTCGAAGTCTACGACGTGGACGGGCTGGAAGGCCTGCACATCCCGGGCGCCATTACCCGGGACGCGGCCAAGCAGGCCGGTGCCGACGGGCTGAACGCCGCCGATGCCATGACCATGAGCGCCGACCCCACCCTGGCCGCGGCCGGCGTCGCGGTTACCGCCGTCAAGGGCCTCGGTCAGAAGAAAATCCGCCTGGTCAAAGTGCGCCTGAAAGCCGGCTACCAGGTCATGTTGAAGATTGATAAATAA
- the traN gene encoding conjugative transposon protein TraN: protein MRIALALCTLPFSLAVAPALAQSTTLASTRPVAPAAPAKLATYPLFVSEQKTTHLVFPSPVTYVDLGSAGLIAAKATGSENIVRVKAAGSGFSETNMTVLTASGKLYSFVVGYQRNPRQLGLDLGAASAGPAQLPVLPLYVSDQKTTHLVFPYPVTYVDLGNSGILAAKATGADNIVRVKAASNRLTETNMTVLTSGGKLYMFVVNYQHDPKVLSLDLSTMTSYTARAGSGSEAILSNTPIPQGNLDAFSKQALARGGAAASDTKNQLSVRAGRVGYQQETLFFPLHLRNRSNVTYDVDFIKFYIQDKKVAKRTAEQAIELTPTYVYNGNLKKIEAAGKLEQVFVFKKFTIPDQKNLVVEVYEKGGGRNVKLKLSNSDLLRARGFR from the coding sequence ATGAGAATCGCCCTTGCCCTCTGCACCCTGCCCTTCAGCCTGGCCGTCGCGCCCGCCCTCGCCCAATCCACGACGCTGGCCAGCACCCGGCCCGTAGCGCCGGCGGCGCCGGCGAAGCTAGCGACGTATCCGCTGTTTGTGTCGGAGCAAAAAACCACCCACCTGGTTTTCCCGTCCCCGGTCACCTATGTCGATTTGGGCAGCGCCGGGTTGATTGCGGCCAAGGCCACGGGCTCCGAGAACATCGTGCGGGTCAAGGCGGCCGGCAGCGGCTTCAGCGAAACCAACATGACCGTGCTCACGGCCAGCGGCAAGCTCTACTCCTTCGTGGTGGGCTACCAGCGCAACCCGCGCCAGCTGGGCCTGGACCTGGGCGCAGCCAGCGCGGGCCCCGCCCAGCTGCCCGTGCTCCCGCTCTACGTCTCAGACCAGAAAACCACGCACCTCGTGTTTCCCTACCCGGTCACCTACGTCGACCTGGGCAACTCCGGCATTCTGGCCGCCAAAGCCACGGGCGCCGACAACATCGTGCGCGTGAAGGCGGCCAGCAACCGCCTCACCGAAACCAACATGACCGTACTTACTTCCGGGGGCAAGCTGTATATGTTCGTCGTGAACTACCAGCACGACCCCAAGGTGTTGAGCCTGGACCTGAGCACGATGACCAGCTATACCGCCCGGGCCGGCAGTGGCAGCGAGGCCATTTTATCGAATACGCCCATTCCGCAGGGCAACCTGGATGCTTTTTCTAAGCAGGCGCTGGCGCGCGGCGGCGCGGCAGCCAGCGACACGAAAAACCAGCTCAGCGTGCGCGCCGGCCGCGTGGGCTACCAGCAGGAAACGTTGTTTTTCCCGCTGCACCTGCGCAACCGCTCCAACGTGACCTATGACGTGGATTTCATCAAGTTCTACATCCAGGACAAGAAGGTGGCCAAGCGCACGGCCGAGCAGGCCATTGAGCTCACGCCCACCTACGTCTACAACGGCAACCTGAAAAAGATTGAAGCCGCCGGTAAGCTGGAGCAGGTATTTGTGTTCAAGAAGTTCACGATTCCTGACCAGAAAAACCTGGTTGTCGAGGTGTATGAGAAGGGAGGCGGGCGCAACGTTAAGCTCAAGCTTTCCAACAGCGACCTGCTACGTGCCCGCGGCTTCCGGTAA
- a CDS encoding TraG family conjugative transposon ATPase gives MSNKVLSSVSLESKQPIYKVEKDCLVSKNADVTVAFRLELPEIFTLSREDYAQLQAAFVKAVRLLPDHCVVHKQDWYVEDKYAPGFEAERTLLSAAYERHFNERPFLNHFCYLYITKTSSERPNWGSTSGLLARRHIVPKDMLDTKVLESFFDSVGQFVRTLEGVGPTNAPFIRSHRLTSDELAGTQEKAGLLEKYLSLDLSDQALQVDLDLTNGLKVGQEFCQMFSVANLDDLPTSVETDIRYEAYSTEYSDFPISFAAPLGLLLGNSHILNQYVFLDNTQKTVKTFEQKKDRLTSLSLYSRQNAINVEYYHAFLNELIAQKRRPVRVHCNVLTWGRSEEELTEVRKLVNAAFNQMNCKPRQNTVDIAALYWGGIPGNAGDFPAEETFYTFIEQAVCFWASETNYRSTGATKGIKLSDRLTGKPVLVDISDEPMKRQVIFNRNKFVLGPSGSGKSFFTNHMVRQYYEQGAHVLLVDTGNSYKGLCELVGGVYFTYEEDAPIAFNPFLISGKLDVEKKESIKTLLQALWKKDDETVSQSEYVSLSTAVSLYYVMLEANPAIQPSFNTFYEFVKGTYRKVLEEEKVREKDFDLDNFLYVLGPYYRGGEYDYLLNSDKELDLVQAPFIVFELDNIKDHPILFPVVTLIIMETFISKMRKLKGVRKMILIEEAWKALTTPGMAAYIKYLFKTVRKFFGEAIVVTQEIDDIIGNEIVKDAIINNSDCKILLDQRKFINRFEEIQALLSLTPKEKDLVLSINRDNQPARGRYTEVFISLGGVVSKVYAIEVSKEEYVTYTTEETEKVRLFEKLRQTGDMPTAIKLFAAELREG, from the coding sequence ATGAGCAACAAGGTTCTGTCCTCCGTTTCCCTGGAATCCAAGCAGCCCATCTACAAGGTGGAGAAGGATTGCCTCGTCTCGAAAAATGCGGACGTGACGGTGGCGTTCCGCCTGGAGCTGCCGGAAATCTTCACCCTCTCGCGCGAGGACTACGCCCAGCTGCAAGCCGCCTTCGTAAAGGCCGTGCGCCTGCTGCCCGACCACTGCGTGGTGCACAAGCAGGACTGGTACGTGGAGGACAAGTATGCGCCCGGCTTCGAGGCTGAGCGCACGCTGCTTTCCGCCGCCTACGAGCGGCACTTCAACGAGCGGCCGTTCCTGAACCACTTCTGCTACCTCTACATCACCAAAACCTCGTCGGAGCGGCCCAACTGGGGCAGCACCTCGGGGCTGCTGGCCCGCCGCCACATCGTGCCCAAGGACATGCTCGACACGAAGGTGCTGGAAAGTTTCTTCGACAGCGTAGGCCAGTTCGTGCGCACGCTGGAAGGGGTGGGGCCGACCAACGCACCGTTCATCCGCTCGCACCGGCTTACGTCGGATGAGCTGGCCGGCACCCAGGAAAAGGCCGGGCTGCTGGAAAAGTACCTCTCGCTGGACTTGTCCGACCAGGCCCTACAGGTGGACCTGGATTTAACCAACGGGCTGAAGGTAGGGCAGGAGTTCTGCCAGATGTTCTCGGTGGCCAACCTCGACGACTTGCCCACCTCGGTGGAAACCGACATCCGCTACGAGGCCTACAGCACCGAGTACTCGGACTTCCCCATCTCGTTTGCCGCCCCGCTGGGGCTGCTGCTGGGTAACAGTCACATCCTGAACCAGTACGTGTTTCTGGACAACACCCAGAAAACGGTGAAAACCTTCGAGCAGAAGAAGGACCGGCTCACCTCCCTCTCGCTCTACTCCCGGCAGAACGCCATCAACGTGGAATACTACCACGCCTTTCTCAACGAGCTAATTGCCCAGAAGCGCCGCCCGGTGCGGGTGCACTGCAACGTGCTGACCTGGGGCCGCAGCGAGGAGGAGCTGACGGAGGTGCGCAAGCTGGTCAACGCTGCCTTCAACCAGATGAACTGCAAGCCCCGGCAGAACACCGTGGACATTGCTGCGCTCTACTGGGGCGGCATTCCGGGCAACGCCGGCGACTTTCCTGCGGAGGAAACCTTCTACACCTTCATCGAGCAGGCCGTGTGCTTCTGGGCCTCGGAAACCAACTACCGCAGCACCGGCGCTACCAAAGGCATCAAGCTCTCCGACCGCCTCACCGGCAAGCCCGTGCTGGTGGACATCTCCGACGAGCCGATGAAGCGGCAGGTCATCTTCAACCGCAACAAGTTCGTGCTCGGCCCCTCGGGCTCGGGCAAGTCGTTTTTCACCAACCACATGGTGCGCCAGTACTATGAGCAGGGCGCCCACGTGCTGCTGGTGGATACCGGTAACTCCTACAAGGGCCTCTGCGAGCTGGTGGGCGGGGTATACTTCACCTACGAGGAGGATGCCCCGATTGCCTTCAACCCCTTCCTGATTTCGGGCAAGCTCGACGTGGAGAAGAAGGAAAGCATCAAAACGCTGCTGCAGGCCCTCTGGAAAAAGGACGACGAAACCGTGAGCCAGTCCGAGTACGTGTCGCTCTCCACGGCCGTGAGCCTGTATTACGTGATGCTCGAAGCCAACCCGGCTATCCAGCCCAGCTTCAACACGTTCTACGAGTTTGTGAAGGGCACCTACCGCAAGGTGCTGGAAGAGGAGAAGGTGCGCGAGAAGGACTTCGACCTCGACAACTTTCTCTACGTGCTCGGGCCCTACTACCGCGGCGGCGAGTACGACTACCTGCTCAACTCCGACAAGGAGCTGGACTTGGTGCAGGCCCCGTTCATTGTCTTCGAGCTGGACAACATCAAGGACCACCCCATCCTGTTTCCGGTGGTCACGCTCATCATCATGGAAACCTTCATCTCCAAGATGCGCAAGCTCAAAGGCGTGCGGAAGATGATTCTGATTGAGGAGGCCTGGAAGGCGCTGACCACGCCCGGCATGGCCGCCTACATCAAGTACCTGTTCAAGACGGTGCGCAAGTTCTTTGGAGAGGCCATCGTGGTGACGCAGGAAATCGACGACATCATCGGCAACGAGATTGTCAAGGACGCCATCATCAACAACTCCGACTGCAAGATTCTGCTCGACCAGCGCAAGTTCATCAACCGCTTCGAGGAGATTCAGGCCCTGCTCTCGCTCACGCCCAAGGAAAAAGACCTGGTGCTGAGCATCAACCGTGACAACCAGCCCGCGCGCGGCCGCTACACCGAGGTATTCATCTCGCTGGGCGGGGTGGTGTCGAAGGTGTACGCCATCGAGGTATCGAAGGAAGAATACGTGACCTACACCACCGAGGAAACCGAGAAAGTGCGGCTGTTCGAGAAGCTGCGCCAGACCGGCGACATGCCCACGGCTATCAAGCTCTTCGCCGCCGAGTTGCGCGAAGGGTAG
- the traK gene encoding conjugative transposon protein TraK yields MFASLKTIDSAFQQVKTLALLFIVAVLVLAGAIAYFAFQTTTAAANRIYVLEGGQLLTAGARDARANRPVEARAHVTRFHELFFTLDPDQKAIDSNVNKALYLADNSAKRQYENFKEKGFYNDLIAANISLEMSVDSVVITNSRPLVARCYGHQRVIRATSVTTRNFLSECSLRDVTRSENNPHGFLMENWRVLRNEDLSTQPR; encoded by the coding sequence ATGTTCGCATCCCTGAAAACCATCGACTCCGCCTTTCAGCAGGTCAAAACGCTGGCCCTGCTCTTCATCGTGGCAGTGCTGGTGCTGGCCGGCGCCATTGCCTACTTCGCATTCCAGACCACCACGGCGGCCGCCAACCGCATCTACGTGCTGGAAGGCGGGCAGCTGCTCACGGCCGGCGCCCGGGATGCGCGGGCCAACCGGCCGGTGGAGGCCCGCGCCCACGTCACGCGCTTCCACGAGCTGTTTTTCACCCTGGACCCCGATCAGAAAGCCATCGACAGCAACGTGAACAAGGCGCTGTACCTGGCCGACAACTCCGCGAAGCGGCAGTACGAGAACTTCAAGGAGAAGGGCTTCTACAACGACCTGATTGCCGCCAACATCAGCCTGGAAATGAGCGTGGACAGCGTGGTGATAACCAACTCCCGTCCCCTGGTAGCGCGGTGCTACGGGCACCAGCGGGTAATTCGAGCCACTTCGGTGACCACCCGCAACTTCCTCTCGGAATGCTCCCTGCGCGACGTGACGCGCTCGGAGAACAACCCGCACGGCTTCCTGATGGAGAACTGGCGGGTCCTGCGCAACGAAGACCTCAGCACCCAGCCCCGCTAA
- a CDS encoding DUF4134 domain-containing protein, with the protein MNQKRFSTSLAILALLLSSHLLYAQTGGGNGTAGIQDATTQVTSYFDPLTKLMYAIGAVLGLVGAIKVYSKWNSGDQDTQKTAVSWFGSMIFLVIVATVVRSFFL; encoded by the coding sequence ATGAACCAGAAGCGTTTTAGTACCTCGCTGGCCATCCTGGCCCTGCTGCTCAGCTCGCACCTGCTCTACGCCCAAACCGGGGGCGGCAACGGCACGGCCGGCATCCAGGATGCCACTACCCAGGTCACCAGTTACTTCGACCCGCTCACCAAGCTCATGTACGCCATTGGGGCGGTGCTGGGCCTGGTAGGCGCCATCAAGGTGTACAGCAAGTGGAACTCCGGCGACCAGGACACCCAGAAAACGGCCGTGTCGTGGTTTGGCTCCATGATTTTCCTGGTCATCGTGGCCACGGTGGTGCGCTCGTTCTTCCTGTAA
- a CDS encoding DUF4133 domain-containing protein codes for MPVYDLNRGINKPVEFKGLVGSNIYFLVAGIGLVFALFVTCYLAGVPLVLTVLLTFLAGGGMWAGVFALNRRFGEHGLMKAAARRAAPRYITNRHSRLFQRLNQDPPGRA; via the coding sequence ATGCCCGTCTACGACCTCAATCGCGGCATCAACAAGCCCGTCGAATTCAAGGGGCTGGTGGGCAGCAACATCTACTTTCTGGTGGCCGGCATCGGGCTGGTGTTTGCCCTGTTCGTGACCTGCTACCTGGCGGGCGTGCCGCTGGTACTCACCGTGCTGCTCACTTTCCTGGCCGGGGGCGGCATGTGGGCCGGGGTATTTGCCCTGAACCGCCGCTTCGGCGAGCATGGTCTGATGAAAGCCGCCGCCCGTCGCGCCGCGCCCCGCTACATCACCAACCGGCACAGCCGCCTTTTCCAACGCCTCAACCAGGACCCGCCCGGCCGCGCGTAG